aagccctcattcacacgagagttttttaacgtccgttaagcgttcaaatacaacaaatgctttCCTAAGTATATGTACACACGACAGTTGtctaataaaaagtaaaatatagatAGTACACACACAACTATCTAGCtccaaagtaagcgtagcttttaaatgtaaataatcaGTAGACAGTGGAAACCAAGATGTTCACTAATTTACATTCCATTATAGCTCCTGCAGAAATTTACTTTGAGTCAGGTGATAAGAAAGTTTTGCTGAACACAGACGCTACATTACAGTGCATAGCTATTGGGTATCCTCTACCAAACATTCGATGGTACTTTACAACGGAAGCGGGACATCGAGAGGACATTACTGGCAAGGTATGAATTTGTAAAGCCTGAACAGAATGAAGATTTCTCTAGCGGCGCCACTTTCACTTAGGGttaatttacacgagcagcacacTGCAGTCGATAGCAGTTGCCTATGAGTTGTTCCACGACAATTGTAGTGATCATAACATCTGGTATAACAATTGAATTGGTATTGCAAGTGGTGTCATTTGCAGTACTTTTTGTCGTTGTTAccgttaaatttattcaaaaaacgAACCTTTTTATCTTGATATAAAACCTTCAAAGAAATATAAAGgtgtaaaaagtaaataaccataaGTAAAAGTGAGTGAACCACCATTTAACCTTAACTTTTGTTGgactgatttttattaaatttctgtATTGTAAATTTGTTATTTCCAGGCTGAAAATCAGGTTAAGTCTTTAACTACAGTGACGTCATACCTAAAAATAACGGCATACACTTCAGGGAACATAACGTGCAGTCCAGGCACCGAATCTAATAAAGCATCTGTTTCAAGAAGATTTCTTGTAAACGAAATCCATAATGGTTTTGGCGTTATGAACGCAAGCGACAAAACTACTACGTGGTACTACGAGGGTCAGGATGCAACACTTGAATGTTTTGCGTCAAAATACGACTTTGATAATGTGACATGGATCAGGAACAATGAAATACTGTCAGACCACGGTATGTTAGTCACTGTTTGAACACGTGTTTATTAACctcgtacctacctaatttaacgagaattgttatattattagattatacaatactagtagacgccacgtggtttcatccgcgtggttcccgttcccctaggaatacggcaataaaatagcctatagcctttctcaataaatgggctatctaacgctgaaagaatttttcaaatcagaccagtagttcctgtgattagcgcgttcaatcaaactcttcagctttataatattagtatagatttcttgaGTAAATTTTTTGCAATGCAAACTCAGTTACGCATATATCATAGAGGCCAGGCCTATGCAAACATTgaattttcaagaaaattaaagaaatattaataaaaattcaaataacatcaacataaacagtttttaataactattttttaaccATTCAGTATGTAGACTACCAACAAATTcaaaagaaaagttaagtacACTGCAGTGTTTAACAAAAATTGTTAGATCCGAATGTGTTgaataaatgataaatttataaaatatctctATCCTAAATAAACAAGACAGATCAgaatataaaagttaaatgcttgtttgtgttttgtttttatgatgtttttttcAACGAATTTGTATTTGTTCCAGTAACAGTAATAAATACTAAGCTGTCCCACGTTGCACAGTTAAAGTTGAACAGTGTTGTCATTGAAGACGCCGGTAACTACACATGCTATGCGTATAAAATTGACAATTCCGAAGAGAGTGAAACAGTGTACATCACTGTCGAAGGTAACTTTTATACCCaagttgtatattttgttaGGTGCTcgaaatatttttgaatgaCTTTCTTAATTAACAATGCaagtcaatggggatgatgactaagtttgaatatattgacttttatgatacattcgggtaaatagggtcaatgttaactaatttatacataaaaagcaaagattgtctggatatttgcaaaataaataagattataaaatttcaaatatattaaaaaaaattaatcgtaattagatgaaaattcattcagttttagcttacttacattaaatgtgacattttgcAATATGTAAACTATAaccataaacgcacaaataacaaagatattatttgttagttagtgccattttgtatggggcgttttttagggatccgccgcagcgctgcaaatctgaccctttaaatccctgtagctccgaaagtaatgatcgcagatactctgtttcttttacaaaattgctttactattagcatactcttaatttttataaaatttaaaaaactatcatcatccttGTTGTCtttttaatactcgtatataaaccAACGAGCATAATTGTTTTGTTGATGGTTATATTAACAATAAGAATGAATAAACATTTCAGCGTCCTCAATATTGCTATACCATTGTGAAACAAGTAAGTTTTgtccctaaaaaaatattgtggtcaaagaatctttatttctcttaaagaatttacattCACTTACAGAGAAACAATATTTATCAAAGTAAAAGCGAAAGTTGCAACTAGGGGAGAGGAAGATCAAAGAATAAGCGATAGTTAAAGTATTTGAAAGAGTATttgcttataaaaaaatttaataaaaagtattcaaccgacttccaaattAACCTACcttctaaactaaaaaataacatcgtgtgTGCTACTTtctaatcactttgaaggcggtgcggAAAAAGGAAGAggtcctttttgaaagtcggttgaaAAGGTGTAGATATTGAGATGACACATGACAGGAGACAAAtgcaagattaaaaaaaatagtgccaCTTAGTATGGGACCTTAATAACAGTTTACAGTTTCTTGATTTTAATTAGCCTGAACAGAACTATAAAACACCTgaaaattacgagtatattttaatatattttattatttaacttttttctgGCAAATGGCTaggatttattattgttttggtCAGGTTACgtaaatgtaaatatggaaAAATATGGAAGTTATAAtagactattattttttttcttaatcgATAAAATTTGCAGAAAGACGAGCACCAAACATGACAGTTCCAGCCAAAGAAGTGAACGAGGAAGTAGATCCATATCAACCGATACGTCTCACTTGTCAAGTTAACGCTGTTCCTCCCCCTGTCATAACTTGGTACAAGGTAAACATTAGTTTTCTGAACATCTTACATTGAAATTCATAGAtgttgtgggggcgcccccaggggatcgttcacccgctgagtgtcgaatttaaactctatgcgtaTGAGAATTTGACCCTCAGTACCCTTGCAACATCTATGAATTACACTGTTAAATATGTTATAGGGATATGTGAGCACTTCTACAAATGAATACCTTTACATCTGTCTTGTAACACTTTGGTTTTTAAGTCTTTCATaatttcagtctactttgaagCTTTCCGATGCTGTTACTACCTCAGCTGGATAAtcaggttatttttttatagagacACTATATTTTTGGCTCTACGCTAAAGCGTTTTGTACTGTTACGTATTTTATAGTATCAGTGACTAACCTGTACTTACTTCAGGTATAGCCCCTATAACGTCAAGAGTCTTCTATTTATATGAAACGAGCATGCAggtcatctgatgttaagtgactatTGTTATTGTGTTGCtgcttttgttattaaatagaaattaaaaggTTTAATCTTAGGAAACAGACGCTATAGTTTAAATTCATCTATAATTGAAGTCGTACTTTGGATGACCTTAATAATACTTTTACAGGATGACAAAGAACTAGAAAATAACACTAACGTGGACATATTTACTGATTATTTGGATTATACTCATACCACCGTTAATTCTACAATTGATGTCAAACAAGTTAAGGGCGAACATAAAGGGAAATATAAATGTGTGGCGGAAAGTGGAGAAAACTCTGTCAGTGGTTTTTACAATCTTATTATTAAAGGTACTCGAGCATTTTACTTCATTTATAGACGGTATACTGCACGCCAAACATCTAGTCCGCTCTGAAATTGCAACACTCAtatgttttgtatattatgttatgtGACACTGCGCAGGTTTTATAGCCTCCTATGTgatatgttttatgtttactaCGCAGCACTTTAAGTCAAACCGAACTAAAGGAAAGGACTAGAAGTTTGGCTAGGTTTATAACAAAGCCGAGTTTTTGTGAAACATGTCCAAGACGCCCTTTGTCTTTCCACTTAGCGAACATACAGAGTTAGAAGTGGTAAAATCTagctgccggggatcgaagccagAACTTCTCGGACTTAAGACCAGCCGTTTAAGAGGAGATATTGAGGCTTATGaagttgtaaaaataatagtaaagttACATTAAGATTGACAAAGTAAAGAAGCCCCTATACATTTGACTATTAACGTACCTACATCAATCACGTCAGGGTGTTAGTTTTGTTGTAGGGGAAAATGGGGATTTATCCTTACAAATACAAGacaaagttaatatattttttataaatagcttGGTGgaatgtctttgtcggtagtgtagtaactagccatggtCGATGTCTACCATCAGACAAGACTTGAGCCTAAATGTAAAATCCTAGACTGAATGAACTTGAAATCGAAACCATAGAAGCAGagtaattattttagaaaaaatctcGCAGTGCTGCCATTATGAGAATTTTTCTAAAACAATTGCTTCATCTCCTTGTATTTAAACAATGTTTGTTTACTAAACTTGTAATTTTCAGAACAATCTCCGGTATTGTCAGCTATATACCTAAGTATTATAGGAGTCGTCGTGTTTCTCCTTGTTTTATTGATAGTATATTTAATATGGAAGATACGAAAAGAAAAACAGTTCCGAAAAGAATTAGCGGCTGCCGGACTTTTGTATTTCAAGGAAGGAGTGACGAGATCTCTGAACCCAGAGCTGGGTATTGATGAGCAAGCCGAACTCTTGCCGTACGATGAAAGATTTGAGTTTCCTCCTGAGAAGCTTAATTTTGGTATGGTTCTATTTTCCACAAAATTCTGACACTGTACGCTTTTCACTCGGATACTAacagtttttaaatgttattttgacAATTCCATTTTTCAATTCAGTTTATTCTAACTTTGATGACCTATTGATTTTGATAAACCCGCCGgtcaattcactaacattgacgtAAGTTAACTACATAatagaattaacatcaaatcaagcttattgttaacaaaaatcaaaatattaaatggaAAATGTCCCACAGGTATCACAATGTTAGAGTTAAAGATTTTCGTTTTAGTTAAGAAAGGTAGTGATCGAGAGAGTTTCCATGCTGGTTAGCGGGCGGGTGATAATGTTTGGATCTATATAACAATCGTTGTTAGTGTTTATGATAGTGACGgggaccagcaggctaattcaatAACTTTGACTTAAATTAATTGACATAAAATATGTGAAATTGAgaatctatgtaacaaatgtaatCCGGATTATAGTCCATCATGCTGGCCTGATGCAGATtgacacttcacacacgcatagaattaagaaaattctctggtatgcaggttttctcacgatgttttccttcaccgtttgagacacgtgatatttaatttcttaaaatgcatacaactgaacagttggaggttcatgaaccggaccggattcgaacccacattctccggaatcggaggtagaggtcatatctactaggctatcacggctcttaatagTATATATCGTTGCCTATTTGCTCGTTTATATACGTATCTTTCAGCATGTACAAGAATAGCCCGCAAGCTGCAACGAGTTATTGTTAACagcatttgtttattttaggtAAACAACTAGGCGCAGGTGCTTTCGGCGTCGTATATAAAGCAGAAGCTCGCGGAATAATCAACGCTGAGGAAACTACACCCGTTGCTGTTAAGATGGTTAAGAAGACTGCAGATAACATGTACATAAAAGCCTTAGCATCCGAGCTTAAGATAATGGTACACCTCGGCAAACACGTTAACATTGTGAACTTACTGGGGGCGTGTACTAAAAATGTTGGCAAACGTGAGTAAGATTTTCCTGTATATTAAATggaattattttaaatcaagtACTTAATACCGAGAAGGCGAATAGGAAAATATGTATTATCATTCGCAACAACGTTATTATTatctagcagacgccgcgcggtttcactcgcatagtcTTCGTCctcgtaagaatacgaggataaaatatagacatacttacatataacgtggctttctagtggcaaaactattttcaaaatcggattagtagatccagagattactcccaaCAATACCACAAtcttaacctctttataatatttaatataggtTTACTAGGAGTAAATTAAACTAACGTCATGAATTTACTAAATAAGCATATTTAGGACTTCTGAATGATTAgcatatatcatcattatcaacccatattcggcccactgctgagctcgagtctcctctcagaatgagagggatcagaacaatagcccaccacgctggcccaatgcggattggcagacttcacagacgcaaataattaagaaaattctctggtatgcaggtttcctcacgatgattttcctacaccgagacacgtgatatttaatttcttaaaatgcacacaactgaaaagttggaggtgcatgccccggaccggattcgacccacaccctccggaatctgaggcagaggtcatatcgactggaCTATCCCGGCTGTCGGCTATATAgcatatcttcttcttcttctttcttcttttcttctgggccttttccgcacttggccactaagggttggccgttgtgcgtatATATAGCATATATGCAAGAGTTCCATAATACTGCTCGTTCACCTGAGCAGTTCAATCCTGTTTTATCATTGCGTAGCGATAATATCACGGCAATAGATTACGAGATAATATAAAACCTATATCTGATTACGTTGGGCTAAAAGCTTTCAGAATGGACGTATTTTGCATATCAGATAGGTACGGTCCATGGTACGAGTGTTTTAGTTTAtatagactaatattataaatgcaaattatCTGTGTTACTCGTATTATGTACGACGTGACGTATACGGAGAAAGTATATTAGGCGTTTAGAATGAGAGGTTGATTGTATGCAAAAGTGATTGTTGCAATCAAACggttaaacataaattaaaaattctaattcgattttattattttccatgaggaataatattttaaaacaaaacccttgaaatacctaaataaaaaatccaACTACTGAATAGGATcgaaaaagaataaaatttgtctgaaaaacaaaataaatccgcctctctactAGTTACAGCATCCTTACAGGTTTCCATTGTAATAATTACTTAAGACATTTAGTTTATAACATGCATTTTTTATATGGAAATCTAAAAACTGCaaatttttatttgctttaaaatgTTTCCAGCACATTTTCCCAAGGGTTTACAGAATCGaacttatataatatactctTATAAagcttatttatctatactcgtactaatagtataaaaaggtaaatattgtgttttttttatttgtatgtttgtgaggaggtttctctAGATCtggtgaaccgattttgaaaattttcaggaAAGTGCCACGAAATATTTATGTGACAATTTGTCAATGTATTCCCGGaacggaactacgcgggtgatcGTGGCGTATGCCTATGGTTCATATTCTTAGGAGCTTTATGACTAAGTTTTcaaattttgcatttttttgattaattatataccacaaatatcaatttttcaaaaaaattaaaataacggtTGCTAAAGTCGGTACATGACGTCTGTTGAACTTTCTTTCACACTGCGTTTATAGTTCAATGACGCAGTTGTTTATACTGGACGGGATTTGAATCTGGAATTACAATAACAAACGAAATTGAAAGTGTCGACAGAATGATCTACCCACTTCCGCGGCACACTACCAATCGAGTAGGCATTGGTTACGTGTTTGTTTTCGTTTGCTAATTGTTATCTATGCCAATCGACGGCTATAGGGCGATGTGTCCTAACAAtacgattcctatcgggttaccttttaaaaataaattacattcatattcattattgtaatgtattttatacgctcgaaataggtaggtatatattacaaCAGCATCTCTACAATCTGTACAATGAACGCCCCCACGCAATTAAAAAGCAGATTAAAAAGATAATACTAAGAACTTTTTAAGTATAGgtcattttaaatcaaaaacgCTGAAAGAGATCAGATTTTTTAATACCTAACCAACGATACCTACTAATCGCTATAGATCGTAGActttttaaaacaacaatatcGGCTCATGCGTTTAATGTCTGAGAGCGccacaaagaaacaaaaatacatagaCTGACCTTATATACCTCTTCACTAAAATATAGACTGCATAAATGGCTATATTTACTAGAGATGATAGTCGCCATTTTTTAgtaatttgtttgaataaattatCTTGAACTTATTTACTTGTGTATCCATGATTCAGGTGAACTCGTCGTGATCGTGGAGTACTGCAAATTTGGCAACATTCACAACTACATGCAGAGGCATCGCGAGGTTTTCATTGACCAACTCACAGATGACAAGGAGAAAAGTCTCGGGAAGGTCAACAGAGGGTTTATCTGCACCACCGGGAGTACTGGGTGAGTTGTTATAATACCTACTTCTATCTTTCATACTGAAGAACTCATTCATTACGTTCATGAAGCGAtgaataatatttcatatttcatgGTTGTAATTCACATACACATTCCCAATTTTTTGTTGAGTTTTTGCCAGACTAGACAAACATACGGTAattcgtttttatttataagactagctgacgccacgcggtttcacccgcgtggttctcgtttccgtaagaatGCGGAGTTAATAGGTATATAGCTTGTAGgcgtcctcgataaatgggctatctaacactgaaataatttttcaaatcggaccagcaaatcctgaaattagcgcgttcaaccaaccaaacaaacaaactcttccgctttataatataagtatagttatagatatagattatttgTTTGTGTTACAGCATCCAGTCAGACTACTACGGGTCGAACCACTCGCAAGAGACCAACCACACTTTCGTTAATACTGCTAATACAAACAGATCCAGCAGAAAAGGTGAATACATaaaccatttatatttattacaagcaTTATGTTATTACCTACTatccatccaataagttcacgtgaACGATATGAACGATATCATGTacacagtggcgtagctaggtaaacAAGGGCCcagtacaaataataaaatggggctccactactatctaaaccggtttttattaaattaaaatattaaatattttattaaataaatattatccatgtggcacgtcgattctctttctacgatcgcaaacgcttagaaaactagaaaaatgtatgggaattacatttgctatcgacaggtcaagtgatcaagatctgtcattcccatacatttttctagttttcgaagcgtttgcgaatatgaggataaaggtatcaaaagaaaacaaatttaaTAGTTACAATAAACTACCTACTATACCTACAGTTACAGTCTGTTTATATTTTCTGACTACAGTTTCAGAGACGGGGTATGTTCAACCCGAATGGCGTTCGAATTACGAAACCGACTACGTTTTCGACGGTCGCAACCCGCGGCCTTTGACTTCGCGGGACCTGTTGGCGTGGGCTTTCCAGATCGCAAGGGGTATGGAGTACCTCGCTAGCAGAAaggtaaatttatattaagaatttattaatgtagatttttaactgacttaaaaaaaggaggaggtgtTCAgaaattcgacgcgtatgtttattttctttattttaatatgttttttgtttgaaagagtattctTCCAGATTgatctcatttaattttcatgaaaattggttcagtaactttgtgttaaaataaaaataacgaaattgcccgtagcGCTTTCGTTActtatgctaggacacactaaaaataaaaaaataaaatctttgtaaaaaaaaaattctaccggcttcaaaatcacaaaattaaactaaaaagctaaaaataacatcgtatgtgctactttctgatcactttaaagatggtgccaacacagtgatgaaTTAACTCAAGCGGCAAGCCGTTTAATTCATGAAGTTTTAGGATtatcagacagttctttcccgtggttctttcagaaacgttCTTTCCCGtgattctttttaattattacgtcACTGGCGTGCACCGcctttaaatatatacatatacatatacgatgttatttttcgctttttagtttatttttgtgattttgaagtctgtttaatttttttgttaaaaatatcttattacCTAGGTATGCCTTACTACCTACTTACGGGTTAATGATATATCGTGAAAATAACAAGCATCATTATCACATTaccagatggacgtccactgcaggacgtaggcagAGTAAAGATACTGTGACTGTGACTtacttaggccttttgtagcgacttTCAAACGGTACTGAGTCGGCAGCTTCTAGCGATTCTCTGCGATTTGCTTCACACcatcaatccacctggtgggtgcGAGTCGATCACCACAGTGATTGCCAACgcctttggaccccaacgttcatcgacATTTCGTATGATATATTATGTGCCCCGGCCCTTGTCCGTTGCCattttagcttcgcaactcgttgatcTATCTCGGTTAATCGAGGTTACTCCGAGCCGTTACTCTTAGCCCGTTGAGTTGAGATTTATGAAGGCATAATAATATTCTAAATGTAGCTAATTGTTTAATGGTGATTTACAGGTGCTTCACGGTGATTTGGCAGCTAGAAACGTGTTGTTGGCAGAAGACAACGTTGTTAAAATATGCGACTTTGGCTTAGCGCGAAGCATTTATAAAAACGACGAGTACAAGAAACAAGAAAATGTGAGCAACTTAAcactgtttttttcttttgtgtattttatttttcg
This window of the Bicyclus anynana chromosome 6, ilBicAnyn1.1, whole genome shotgun sequence genome carries:
- the LOC112056304 gene encoding vascular endothelial growth factor receptor 1 isoform X6, whose translation is MDSKFFLEGESFWLNCSVEYQLSPVLLNWTYPRGVSQSSVYVDTNEETVKNSGILLYKNIKISNANEVHDGNYTCTSFSSVSTSNHTTVTKVYKGKTGFVNIDYGNLKLPIETKQNRATLIVKVLDTYPKAHFTFYKNENDNEMKEIIIEPPNNKNYQRKYNITYETGKVILTIFQLNINDTANYTVVASNKYDEKKLIFDLRKKAPAEIYFESGDKKVLLNTDATLQCIAIGYPLPNIRWYFTTEAGHREDITGKAENQVKSLTTVTSYLKITAYTSGNITCSPGTESNKASVSRRFLVNEIHNGFGVMNASDKTTTWYYEGQDATLECFASKYDFDNVTWIRNNEILSDHVTVINTKLSHVAQLKLNSVVIEDAGNYTCYAYKIDNSEESETVYITVEERRAPNMTVPAKEVNEEVDPYQPIRLTCQVNAVPPPVITWYKDDKELENNTNVDIFTDYLDYTHTTVNSTIDVKQVKGEHKGKYKCVAESGENSVSGFYNLIIKEQSPVLSAIYLSIIGVVVFLLVLLIVYLIWKIRKEKQFRKELAAAGLLYFKEGVTRSLNPELGIDEQAELLPYDERFEFPPEKLNFGKQLGAGAFGVVYKAEARGIINAEETTPVAVKMVKKTADNMYIKALASELKIMVHLGKHVNIVNLLGACTKNVGKRELVVIVEYCKFGNIHNYMQRHREVFIDQLTDDKEKSLGKVNRGFICTTGSTGIQSDYYGSNHSQETNHTFVNTANTNRSSRKVSETGYVQPEWRSNYETDYVFDGRNPRPLTSRDLLAWAFQIARGMEYLASRKVLHGDLAARNVLLAEDNVVKICDFGLARSIYKNDEYKKQENSPLPVKWLAIECMTDRIFSTQSDVWSFGVVLWELFSLAKTPYPNVSPPSLVQWLNEGHRLEKPQYADNRLYEVMQRCWQQKPTARPNFSQLQEILGSFLEDNVRNHYVDLNSACMNSNVETEGQEDYLAMVCAPDYNNMVSPSPHQYVNDARSFFPLTPTQLLPDDEGYLHMSPANQNNIFSPKALGNKFDFDARKLNQRTSDIGHSQGSELTPMLSLNNLPTRSGSESDHEGNTSPYLKMCPRIEEESDDVFETKQYNFKNAQNNLNRAVTNPTYITLEVDLEKKPQNITNSYINVPNGLVK